GTTCCATATAATTCATAGCTCCCGCCTCTGCGACGACCGTTTCATTAGGGTCGAGTTCTACTTCGACAATTTGCATGTCGTTGCCAAATATTTCAAAGTCTATTTCATCACACTGCATAATTCGTAACTCCAATTATCGTCCTCTAAAGTAACGTTATCTCTATCAATATCAAATAGCTATGTGTCTAACCACTTGCCACGATTAATACTCGAGGTTTCCGAAGATCTGCATAAGATCTCTGCATCGAGTAGCATAAAGCTTCCAAGAAGTATCACCATTGGATACAGCTTGATAGATGGTATGCTTTTCGTTGCTCAAGTCTTCATAGAGCTCGATTATATTCCCTTGACTATGATTCGAGCGAAATACCGTTTGTTCTTAGGCACATAGTTAATAAGTTAGAATTGTAATTATTGCAATGTTCTATTTAATTGCACTTCGTTTTGGAAAGTGACAGATTAAGCATATGGATTCCACGGATACCGAAGAGATTTATATACTTCGCGGCGAGGAGAAGCTTGGCCCCTATGATGTTTACCAAATCGCTACCTTTTGGCAGAAGAGTGACTTTTTGGAAGAGGATTTTATTTGGAAGGACGGAATGGATGAATGGGCTAGTATCCAAGATTTTCTTGATACTAATGCAGAGGTGCTTGAAATGCTTCTATTTGAAGAAAGTGAGCAAGCATTAGAACGAGAAGATTTTGAGATCTCAGAAGCAGATCACGCTGGCGCATATGCTTCTGCTGATATTGGCTACGGAAACTATTTTGTTGAATCCTTACAAAGGATTGAAATAAACCTTGGAGATTTGCAGTCACAGGTCAACTCAGTTCAGGAGCTTATAGAACTTCTTAGATATGATCTTGCTACTGCTTTTCAACAAAATTCCTTGAGTCCTGATTCTGAAAAGGCTTGATGATGTGAAGGATTCATAAAAATTAGACCAATCGAAATGACTCGGCACTCTTATCTGCTATAACAAATGATTGATTTAATTATTTTATTAGATAGGATGTAGAGGACGTTTAAACAGTTAATAGCTTACAATTAGATTGCTTTTAGGCTCCTGGGTAGAAAAATATCGTAAATTATAGTAATTATTGTATATTCTTGCCGATATAGTAATAGAACTAGGTGTAAAAATGGTTAGGGAAAGGGAAATAGCAAGTGGCTTTAAGCAACAGAGCCATGCAGAAGGAAATTTATTAAGTCTGGGTGAATTTGCAGGTAAATTCTCTCATGATTTAGGAAATGTCCTTGAAGTAGTGCATGCGAATCTTGAATACGTTTTATCTGAAAAGAGTAACAACTTAACACATGATCAGAGACAGTCTTTACAGGATGCCTTAGATGCCTGTGCAACTGGAGCAGCGGTTAGCCATCAGTTGCTTGGTTATGCTCGCAAGCAGTCTTACGATGCAAAGGAGCTGAGCTTAAGAGAACTCATCTTAGATGTGGTTAATTTATGTAGTTATTCTTTTGAATCTGGCTTTGAATTTATACTAGACGAAGTGCTAGCTGAACGTGATATACTTGTCCACGCCAGCTACTCAATTTTAGGTTACAGCTTAGTGACCGTTCTTAAGGATGTAAGAGAGGCTTTGGTTACTGATGGCCGTATTTTTATCCAGGTGGATACCGATGAGTACTTTTCCCATATTTTTGTTACTGAGGAAACGGGCGGTTTATTAAGGCTCAAAGAAGGCGAAACAGGCACCCAGGATAGTTCAAATGTCAGTTTAGATGTGGTTCATGGTGTCTTAGAAAAGCAGGGCGGAGCTCTTACGATACAGGGTGATAGCGAATTTGGCGCCTCTATTGTTATCTCAATACCCTTATCGTCTTCTCAGCCTCTCGGAAACGCAGATCAGTATCAACAGGACACAAACGCGCTTCAAGAAAAACAAGAAGAT
The nucleotide sequence above comes from Verrucomicrobiota bacterium. Encoded proteins:
- a CDS encoding DUF4339 domain-containing protein produces the protein MDSTDTEEIYILRGEEKLGPYDVYQIATFWQKSDFLEEDFIWKDGMDEWASIQDFLDTNAEVLEMLLFEESEQALEREDFEISEADHAGAYASADIGYGNYFVESLQRIEINLGDLQSQVNSVQELIELLRYDLATAFQQNSLSPDSEKA
- a CDS encoding response regulator, which codes for MVREREIASGFKQQSHAEGNLLSLGEFAGKFSHDLGNVLEVVHANLEYVLSEKSNNLTHDQRQSLQDALDACATGAAVSHQLLGYARKQSYDAKELSLRELILDVVNLCSYSFESGFEFILDEVLAERDILVHASYSILGYSLVTVLKDVREALVTDGRIFIQVDTDEYFSHIFVTEETGGLLRLKEGETGTQDSSNVSLDVVHGVLEKQGGALTIQGDSEFGASIVISIPLSSSQPLGNADQYQQDTNALQEKQEDNLDKENQMKVGAPKRHFLRKTQPVNFKDFRESATSAQELQKMSVMVVDDDALVNRSLGRLMNRIGFGEVEATTNPLEALDKVRSGFLPEWFFVDYSMPEMNGLEFLEHLSEFREQQSFVKDWYPQFVLISAYPPDELKKLIGKSRLEKLTTLTKPFTIETIRNLVEAPSKADLHNKPIIRLSTTNTEKRKTACFFGTFGSSP